AAGACTGTGCGTAGCGAAGCGCAACGGCTTGTTTACCTGGCTGTTATGACCGCCCTTAGTGTGGTACTCACCCGCGTAGCCGGCTTTCGGGTAGCCATTGGCGGGATTGAAGGTATCAGGATCGGTTTGGGACCACTGCCTCTAATCATGTCCGGAGTGCTCTGGGGCCCAGCAGCCGGGTTTTTTGTCGGCGCAGTGGCCGACATTGTGGGCTATGTAATCAGCCCTATGGGTGCTTACCTGCCCCAGATTACACTTACCACTGCCCTTGCCGGAGCGTTGCCGGCCCTAGTGCTGAAACTCACCGGCTATTCTGAGCGGCCCGGGATCGGGAAGTTGGCTGGGGCAATTTTTGTCGGCCAGCTAATTACGTCTTTGATTTTAGTTCCCTATTTCCTTTACACCCTGGTGGGTATGTTATGGCGGCCGCTTTTTGTTCCTCGACTCCTGGCGTTTCTCATTCATGTTCCCACCTATACTTTCTTGATTCATTACCTTGTGAATCGAACCCCTGTATTTACTAGGCTGGCTAAGGAGCGTCAAGGGTAAGGACGGATAGTCACCGGGATATGAGT
The DNA window shown above is from Bacillota bacterium and carries:
- a CDS encoding folate family ECF transporter S component, translated to MTALSVVLTRVAGFRVAIGGIEGIRIGLGPLPLIMSGVLWGPAAGFFVGAVADIVGYVISPMGAYLPQITLTTALAGALPALVLKLTGYSERPGIGKLAGAIFVGQLITSLILVPYFLYTLVGMLWRPLFVPRLLAFLIHVPTYTFLIHYLVNRTPVFTRLAKERQG